From the genome of Danio aesculapii chromosome 16, fDanAes4.1, whole genome shotgun sequence, one region includes:
- the mex3a gene encoding RNA-binding protein MEX3B: MPSLLVLAGIMEKNGGYGGDLAGSGFGSEGLLVPPEEEEDDSRALRVALGQLSLLGLGEGEDGAPAGGGGGGGGVQDRSNNNHHNHIQAESGMLQGKNKLCALYESSPTETKGRGCNITECVPVPSSEHVAEIVGRQGCKIKALRAKTNTYIKTPVRGEEPVFLITGRKEDVALARREIISAAEHFSMLRASRNKFSGSPPAPLPGQTTIQVRVPYRVVGLVVGPKGSTIKRIQQQTCTYIVTPSRDRDPVFEITGSPGNAERAREEIEAHIAFRTGGLHDHNNENDCLGPESGNGGLESRLQQVWGLQGAPRKPLASSYRQNFSDSVVGSSGGGGIYSKGDFSNHGSSGDKPSSYFGSEGTQSWGDPDYPKQVAYYAQQRSKSFGGLPLPLTRLSPGLPEPCGTGNSNAVGSPHAQARRAHSEPTAATGAFTGRLPVPDSPPAMSRDCMTCFESKVTAALVPCGHNLFCMECAIRICELNHPECPVCHTLVTQAIRIFS; encoded by the exons ATGCCTAGCTTGCTGGTTCTAGCAGGGATCATGGAGAAAAATGGGGGCTACGGCGGAGATTTAGCCGGCTCCGGCTTCGGCAGCGAAGGTCTCCTAGTGCCGCccgaggaggaggaggacgatTCCCGTGCCCTTAGAGTTGCGCTGGGCCAACTGTCGCTGCTGGGTCTTGGAGAGGGCGAGGACGGGGCTCCTGCGGgtggaggtggtggtggtggaggagTTCAAGACAGGAGTAATAATAACCACCACAACCACATCCAAGCCGAGTCGGGGATGTTACAAGGGAAGAATAAGTTGTGCGCCCTGTACGAGAGCTCGCCGACCGAAACCAAAGGACGGGGCTGCAACATAACGGAGTGCGTCCCCGTGCCAAGCTCCGAACATGTGGCCGAAATAGTGGGGAGACAAG GTTGCAAAATCAAAGCTTTGCGTGCAAAGACAAACACCTACATCAAGACCCCCGTCAGAGGCGAAGAACCAGTCTTCCTCATCACCGGCCGCAAAGAGGACGTGGCCCTGGCCAGACGTGAAATCATCTCGGCTGCGGAGCACTTCTCCATGCTGCGGGCCTCTAGGAACAAGTTCAGCGGCTCACCTCCTGCACCTCTACCTGGCCAGACCACCATACAGGTGCGGGTTCCTTACCGGGTTGTGGGTTTGGTGGTCGGACCCAAAGGCTCGACTATAAAACGCATCCAGCAGCAAACGTGCACTTACATCGTCACTCCCAGCCGCGACCGTGACCCTGTCTTTGAGATCACAGGCTCCCCTGGGAACGCAGAACGGGCTCGGGAAGAAATCGAGGCGCACATCGCCTTCCGCACAGGTGGCCTGCACGATCACAACAATGAGAATGACTGCTTGGGGCCTGAAAGTGGCAACGGGGGTCTGGAGAGCCGCCTGCAGCAGGTGTGGGGGCTACAGGGGGCCCCGCGGAAGCCGCTTGCCAGCAGCTACCGCCAGAATTTCTCAGACAGCGTGGTCGGAAGTAGCGGTGGAGGAGGGATTTACAGTAAAGGTGACTTTAGCAACCATGGAAGCAGCGGGGACAAGCCGTCCTCCTACTTCGGCTCTGAGGGCACTCAAAGCTGGGGCGATCCCGACTATCCCAAACAGGTGGCTTACTATGCCCAGCAGCGCTCCAAAAGCTTTGGAGGCCTGCCTCTTCCTCTGACCAGACTGTCACCGGGTTTGCCCGAACCATGCGGAACCGGCAACTCCAACGCTGTTGGGTCTCCTCACGCCCAGGCTCGGCGTGCCCACAGTGAGCCCACCGCTGCCACCGGGGCATTCACCGGACGTCTCCCTGTGCCGGATTCTCCGCCTGCCATGTCTCGGGACTGCATGACCTGTTTCGAGAGCAAGGTGACGGCTGCTTTGGTCCCGTGTGGTCATAACCTCTTCTGCATGGAGTGTGCCATCCGAATTTGTGAGCTAAACCATCCAGAGTGCCCTGTTTGCCACACCCTGGTCACACAGGCTATTCGAATATTCTCTTAA